The following proteins are co-located in the Candida dubliniensis CD36 chromosome 3, complete sequence genome:
- a CDS encoding cleavage and polyadenylation factor CFI component, putative (Similar to S. cerevisiae CLP1;~In S. cerevisiae: involved in both the endonucleolytic cleavage and polyadenylation steps of mRNA 3'-end maturation), protein MSIPGFGSTEKVNYAVSSITLTIPQNYEWRIEVPFNRLLKFKVLTGIVEINGTELANNIEIQLSGTKAYLYSPIADSVIEYVLVENKDDLSLASTSDDGFVEYLSDESNMDSILNLHMYFESKRQYTKDYNFSSSIDQQQSGPKVLIIGSKYSGKTTMSKILAAYANKMNNTPVLVNLQPRDGVFALPGSLTATPISDSFDVESCNGYGLTTTSGTLTHNPKQPIVKNFGMADFNDNVDFYKLLIEKLGITVLSRFDQDLNIKNSGAIIDTPALTSKNFDIIECIVSNFLIDNIVVIGNERLAIDLTKKFAHKSTQLNIIKLSKSSGCVEVEDRFIRLQQEQTIKEYFNGNFKTRLSPFKTDIELSGLRIYKNVLTKDLLSQMAFLPGGDDFEKDEPDLEEDAEEKQLEKYYQAIEEPNSSNLENSIVAITHLPNNDKKLGKDLLNTSVLGYIHVSKFDDQKKHLKVLLPFPGVFPKNILISTNIGYNE, encoded by the coding sequence ATGTCCATACCAGGGTTCGGGAGTACCGAAAAAGTGAATTATGCTGTATCGAGTATTACATTGACGATTCCTCAGAACTATGAGTGGAGAATAGAGGTTCCATTTAATAGACTTCTCAAGTTTAAGGTTTTAACTGGAATAGTGGAAATTAATGGGACCGAATTAGCAAACAATATAGAAATTCAGTTATCAGGGACTAAGGCTTACTTGTATTCTCCAATTGCCGACTCAGTAATTGAGTACGTTTTGGTGGAAAATAAAGACGATCTATCGTTGGCTTCTACTTCTGATGATGGCTTTGTCGAATACTTGAGTGACGAGTCCAATATGGATTCCATATTGAACCTACATATGTATTTTGAAAGCAAGAGACAGTACACAAAGGATTacaatttttcaagttCTATTGACCAGCAACAAAGCGGTCCAAAAGTGCTAATTATAGGCTCAAAATATTCAGGTAAGACAACTATGCTGAAAATATTAGCAGCATATGCCAACAAGATGAACAATACACCTGTATTGGTGAACTTGCAACCTCGTGATGGTGTATTTGCTTTGCCTGGGTCGTTGACAGCAACACCCATAAGTGACTCTTTTGATGTAGAAAGTTGCAATGGGTATGGCTTAACCACAACCAGCGGGACATTAACACACAATCCCAAACAACCGATTGTTAAAAATTTTGGAATGGCAGATTTCAATGACAATGTGgatttttataaattgcTAATTGAGAAGTTAGGCATAACGGTTTTGTCTCGCTTCGATCAAGACTTGAACATTAAAAACAGTGGAGCGATTATTGATACACCAGCTTTGACtctgaaaaattttgatatcATTGAGTGCATCGTAtctaattttttgattgataatattgttgttattggaAATGAGCGATTAGCCATTGATTTGACCAAGAAGTTTGCTCATAAATCGACccaattaaatattattaaattgagTAAACTGTCAGGATGtgttgaagttgaagatAGATTTATTCGTctacaacaagaacaaactataaaagaatatttcaatggaaatttcaaaacaaGATTGTCGCCCTTCAAAACTGATATTGAATTGCTGGGGTTGagaatttataaaaatgTATTGACAAAGGATTTGCTTTCTCAAATGGCATTTTTGCCTGGGGGAGATGACTTTGAGAAAGATGAACCGGATCTTGAAGAAGACGCAGAAGAGAAGCAGTTggaaaaatattatcaagCAATTGAAGAACCCAACAGCTCAAATTTAGAGAATTCGATTGTTGCCATAACACATCTCccaaataatgataaaaaacTAGGGAAAGATTTATTGAACACAAGCGTTTTAGGGTATATACATGTGagtaaatttgatgatcAGAAGAAGCATTTGAAAGTATTGTTACCATTTCCCGGGGTGTTTCCTAAGAATATATTGATCTCTACTAATATAGGATacaatgaataa
- a CDS encoding peptidyl-prolyl cis-trans isomerase PTPA-2, putative (Similar to S. cerevisiae RRD2;~In S. cerevisiae: activator of the phosphotyrosyl phosphatase activity of PP2A,peptidyl-prolyl cis/trans-isomerase; regulates G1 phase progression, the osmoresponse, microtubule dynamics) — MSYITPTKRIYTSEDLSKWVGSPTYNTVLDFIVELQTSVTGKSNDSSNEASSIIDKLSKLLSKVDSLITLHPAHDSVSRFGKVEFRDFYKDLSAKAEEYISEITPMAIQETSTYFVESWGNSTRIDYGSGHELNFICFLLCLKELGQITASDYEGLILRVFTQYISIMRKLQKEYWLEPAGSHGVWGLDDYHFLPFLFGAAQLSTHPHMKPKSIHNDELVEMYSTKYMYFECIDFINKIKTIPNHQGKLSLRWHSPMLDDISAAKNWDKIREGMVKMYKVEVLGKLPIMQHFMFGTLLKCPEGIPEHTDENGHGDKVEDHCGHAHVNTWGDCCGIKIPSGIAASESLKHERKGNIPFD; from the coding sequence ATGTCATACATCACACCTACCAAAAGGATTTACACTTCTGaagatttatcaaaatgGGTGGGCTCACCTACCTATAATACTGTATTGGACTTCATTGTGGAGTTGCAGACATCTGTCACTGGCAAATCCAATGATTCATCGAACGAGGCTAGTCTGATAATTGACAAACTTTCAAAACTCCTTTCCAAAGTTGATAGTCTAATTACATTACATCCTGCTCATGATTCAGTATCTAGATTTGGAAAAGTTGAATTCAGAGACTTTTATAAGGATTTGTCTGCCAAAGCGGAAGAATATATTTCTGAGATCACTCCCATGGCAATTCAAGAAACATCCACTTACTTTGTTGAATCGTGGGGGAATAGCACAAGAATCGATTATGGGTCTGGtcatgaattgaattttataTGTTTTTTGTTGTGCTTGAAGGAGTTAGGTCAAATTACCGCTTCTGATTACGAAGGTTTGATTCTCAGAGTTTTCACtcaatatatatctatCATGCGTAAACTACAGAAGGAATACTGGTTGGAGCCTGCGGGATCGCATGGGGTTTGGGGGTTGGATGACTATCACTTTTTGCCCTTTTTATTTGGAGCTGCACAATTGTCTACTCATCCACATATGAAACCAAAACTGATTCATAATGATGAGTTAGTGGAGATGTATTCCACAAAGTATATGTATTTTGAGTGCATCGATTtcataaacaaaattaaaaccatTCCTAACCACCAAGGCAAATTGAGCTTGCGCTGGCATCTGCCAATGTTGGATGACATATCTGCCGCTAAAAACTGGGATAAGATTAGAGAAGGAATGGTGAAAATGTACAAGGTCGAAGTTTTAGGGAAACTACCAATCATGCAGCATTTTATGTTTGGTACTCTTTTAAAATGTCCAGAAGGAATCCCTGAGCATACCGATGAAAACGGACACGGAGACAAGGTTGAGGATCATTGTGGCCACGCTCACGTTAACACTTGGGGAGATTGTTGTGGTATTAAGATTCCCAGTGGCATTGCTGCTAGTGAAAGTCTAAAGCATGAGAGGAAAGGCAATATTCCGTTCGATTAG